Genomic segment of Triticum aestivum cultivar Chinese Spring chromosome 6A, IWGSC CS RefSeq v2.1, whole genome shotgun sequence:
TTTTTATGTAGAGGCGTTATCCATTTCAGATTAGCTGATGATAGCACATGTCAGAGGAACACTTCACTTGTTGCCTTCAGTCGGAGTAACATTTGAGGTGCAAATGTCAAATTGTTTCTGGCTGTACTGTACTACATGGTCAGGATTTGTAGCTCTATTCAGCGGCAACCATTCATCATCATACTTGCACATAAAAAAAAATGACGCAATATTCCAGTTAAACTAGAGGTTCAGAAGGTCATATCTCAATATCTTTGTTCTCTTCTCTCGGAAAAACATGCTTGGACAAGAAAGGATAAAGCACAAATTACTAGAGTGTGGGTAGTCCACTACAGAAAATTCACTTCACTATTGCAGCTTTAATCTAGAACTTAGCAGCTTGTACTCCACTTGAGAAGCCATGAAACTGAGCGAATAACTCGCAATGTTTCGGTAAGGAGGTGACAGTTTTATTATAGCTGCTGCTGGACCAGAAGGCCAAGATATTACAGTAAGGCCTAATTTTCACCAGAAGGTTCCTTGGATTTGACCTGAGACCCGGCCAGGTCCTCCAGGGTGAAGCTGAGAGTATCCGTGTCGCCTTTCTTCACGTCCTGCCCCTGATCCGCCAGGAAGTCCTCGATGCTCCCCGGCTGGCCAAACCAGCCGAGCCTGTCCGCCATCAGGTGCAGGTTGTTGCAGCCCCCACAGCGGGCGACCACCACCCCGTTGTCGTACGAGTCCCGGCTGGCCATCTTCACGGACCTCGTCTCGCAGACCTTGCACGTGAAGATCATCGCCATGTCGTGCCTCGGAGAGATCTTCAGGGTCGACGCGTCTCTGACCTTGAAGCTCGACTCCGCTGCCGCAGGGACCGAAGCTGGCCGCGGCGGGGTGCCGGTCTTGTGATCCTCCAGGTCATGGCGACGCTCATTTGACACATTGCTGCTCGCTTCGATGATCGTTTGGAGGGACCTCAAGCCTGCGGTCGCAGTAGAAGGGAAGAAAAttcctgcaatgacaaagagtatcCGGTTGGCCGTTAGCTCACTCGCGTCGCAGAAGTAAAAACATCTGACACACACATGATAAAATGAAATTTAAGAAAGAATGTTTCAGCTTATTTGCCAGTCTTTGCAGGAACTGTGAATTTCCCCATGGAGAAAACATGCTTCAGCTTCAGTTGGCTATGAGCTCAGTGGTGTTGCAGGAGTGCAAACAGCTGAGATGCATACATACATATGATGAAACGATAAACGCTTGAGCTATTTATTTGCCAATCTTGCAGCAACTAAGAATTCATTCTCCACAGAGAAACATGAACTGAGTGAGACTATGAGTATGATTGTCGGCCGCCTGCGTTTACAGCATCCTAAGCCATCAAATCATTTTATAACATAGCGTAAAGAAAAGAAAGCATGGCCTGTCCTAATTAGATTAAATTTGTACACACAGTGCTGGAATCATACACAAAGATTTCAACTCCCACCAGCGCCTACAACCCACACGACCTAGATAAATCCCAATCGAATCAAATCCCGCGACACAACCATTCACGGCGGGGGCTCTCAGCATCAAATCAGAAAAACACCTACAATCCCAGCCACCAGGACGCCGGGTGCTGCGGTATCCTGGCCAATCGATCCGAGGACAAGCGATCGGATTTAAGCGGCGGGGACCAAGAAGGGGGAGGGGAGGAAGCCGGGGCTCACCGCGGGAAGAGGGGGCGGACGGCTGGGACAGGGCCGCGATGATGCGGCGGCCCGCCAGCGGCAGAAACCGGCCGGCGGCCATGGCGTGTCGGCCGGCGACGGAGGGGGAGGgagcgcgtcttcttcttcttgccggcgAAGAAAGAAAGAGGCGAGCGGAGCAGAGCGGACAGACAGACAGAGGAGGCAGCCTCTCTGCTCGGCTCTTCT
This window contains:
- the LOC123129021 gene encoding DNL-type zinc finger protein encodes the protein MAAGRFLPLAGRRIIAALSQPSAPSSRGIFFPSTATAGLRSLQTIIEASSNVSNERRHDLEDHKTGTPPRPASVPAAAESSFKVRDASTLKISPRHDMAMIFTCKVCETRSVKMASRDSYDNGVVVARCGGCNNLHLMADRLGWFGQPGSIEDFLADQGQDVKKGDTDTLSFTLEDLAGSQVKSKEPSGEN